A genomic window from Sorex araneus isolate mSorAra2 chromosome 2, mSorAra2.pri, whole genome shotgun sequence includes:
- the ABCA7 gene encoding phospholipid-transporting ATPase ABCA7 produces the protein MAFWTQLKLLLWKNLLYRKRQPIQLLVELLWPLFLFFILVAVRQSHLPVEHHECHFNNKPLPSAGTFRWLQGLICSANNTCFPETTPGEEPGIVSNFNDSLVSRFITDILSVLESPSTHRTLDSLGKLMPTLNATAWPQVWHHMKENPAQLKALLGTLLQENATLGLTQKTVGDFVGDATDLVQELLTLPSLLELRTLLQRTPQTNRGLEVMSAALCSGKGPRSRRGLSLSWYDNSDVKDFAGSDPGLVPPDENLSPACEKLIQNMEGEVLFSVFWRRLKPLLLGKVLFTPDTAFTRQLMAQVNQTFQEMALLKDIQEVWQSLGHQVFSFLNDSANVALLQTLLQMQNGDSGKPRPGGKDAEKALHAFLDPSRGGYSWLDARADLEQMMGTLGLVAECMILDKLEAVPTEEALVGRAVKLLTEHSFWAGVVFLGLEESQDPSHLRIKIRMNIDEVMETHKIRNRFWDPGPAADPLTDLRYVWGGFVYLQDLLERAVVRKLSGAVPRTSLYVQQMPYPCHVNDAFLSVLGRSLPLFLTLAWIYSVAMTVKAVVREKEKRLRDTMRAMGLSRGVLWLGWFFSCIVPFLISAALLVLVLKLGDILPYSHPVVLFVFFASFALATVVQSFLLSVFFFRANLAAACGGLAYFVLYLPYVLLVAWRDQLPPGVHVVTSLLSPVAFGFGCESLALLEEQGTGAQWHNLGTGPAGDVFSLGEVSLLLVFDAVLYSLITWYLEAVYPGQYGIPEPWNFPFRRSYWFGPRSPKTLAPPSVTQDLQVLVEEEPPGLTAGISIRGLEKRFPGNPQPALRGLSLDFYSGHVTAFLGHNGAGKTTTMSILTGLFPPTGGSAFILGHDIRSSMDAIRPYLGICPQYNVLFDRLTVAEHVWFYGRLKGVSTSALRLEQSRLLEDVGLTPKHGTETRHLSGGMQRKLSVAIAFVGSSKVVFLDEPTAGVDPASRRSIWELLLKYREGRTLILSTHHLDEAELLGDRVAIIAAGRLCCCGSPLFLRRHLGSGYYLTLVKAAPPLAGSRKDSADVKEHVDAGQAGTADHVDSIASQGPPGLSRGVSQILALVQRWVPGAQLAEVLPHELVLTLPYAGALDGSFAGLFQDLDLHLQELGLSSYGISDTSMEEIFLKVIEESAEDTNLEQEAADGSSKQFPRAGIAPADLVTRFKAKVVPKQSALENGELGASLETQALQALEPGTPNRVTGCALILQQLGALFLKRFLLACRSRRSIFAQVILPALFVGLALTFSLIVPPFEYYPGLVLNTSMYDPQMTFFSDDTPGNPERSLLLQNVLEEAGWENPDLEKNRSSRPKFPEDTTLGVGRANWTLWSPSASCQCSRPGARRLLPDCPVEAGGPPPPQVLTRSGEIVQNLTGRNLSDYLVKTYPGLVRPGLRTKKWVNEVRYGGFSLGGPDLSQPSGQGVSDSLEKLKVLMNLQDDGPLARLLQKLTERVHHWDTWNNLKIWFNNKGWHAMVAFVNRANNALLRAHLPPDSRRAHSITTVNHPLNLTKTQMSEAALMASSVDVLVSICVVFAMSFVPASFTLVLIEERTTGAKHLQFMGGLPPTLYWFSNFLWDMCNYLVSACIVVVIFLAFQRKAYVAAPNLLALVLLLLLYGWSITPLMYPASFFFTEPSTAYVALTCVNLFIGINGSMATFVLELLSEENLQNVNRILKRVFLIFPHFCLGRGLIDMVRNQAMADVFSYLGEDSFQSPLRWDVTGKNLLAMLVQGPLFLLVTLLLQHRDRLWLQPKPRPLPPLEEEDEDVARERQRVTQGTAEGDVLVLKDLTKVYCRQRTPAVNRLCLGIPPGECFGLLGVNGAGKTTTFRMVTGDMLPSRGEAVLAGHSVTKDPTAAHLHMGYCPQFDAIFSQLTAREHLQLFARLRGIPEAQVAQTASRGLVRLGLQQYADRPAGTYSGGNKRKLATAVALVGEPAVIFLDEPTTGMDPGARRFLWNSLLSVVREGRSVVLTSHSMEECEALCTRLAIMVNGRFRCLGSVQHLKNRFGSGYTLTLRVPAARSEGAQAFVAEVFPGAQLREAHGGRLSFQLPLGGRCTLAHVFGELAARGAQCGVEDFSVSQTTLEEVFLHFSEDQGREDEREREEGEDEAPGPQRPKFITQFLDDRSEVETVL, from the exons ATGGCCTTctggacgcagctaaagctgctGCTGTGGAAGAATTTGCTGTATCGCAAGAGGCAGCCG ATCCAGCTTCTTGTGGAGCTGTTGTGgcccctttttctcttcttcatcctGGTGGCTGTGCGCCAGTCCCACCTGCCAGTGGAGCATCATGAAT GCCACTTTAACAACAAGCCGCTGCCCTCTGCGGGCACCTTCCGTTGGCTCCAGGGGCTTATCTGCAGTGCCAACAACACCTGCTTCCCGGAGACCACCCCAGGCGAGGAGCCGGGGATCGTGAGCAACTTCAATGACTCTCT GGTATCCAGGTTCATCACAGACATCCTGAGTGTCTTGGAGAGCCCCAGTACCCACAGGACGCTGGACAGCCTGGGAAAACTGATGCCCACGCTCAATGCCA CTGCCTGGCCTCAGGTATGGCACCATATGAAGGAGAATCCAGCCCAACTTAAGGCACTACTGGGTACATTACTGCAAGAG AATGCCACACTGGGTCTAACACAGAAGACCGTGGGTGATTTTGTGGGGGACGCAACAGACCTGGTACAGGAG cTCCTAACACTGCCCAGCCTGCTGGAACTAAGGACCCTGCTCCAGAGGACCCCACAAACAAACAGGGGCCTGGAGGTGATGTCCGCAGCCCTCTGCAGTGGCAAGGGGCCACGCAGCCGCAGGGGGCTCTCCCTGAGCTGGTATGACAACAGTGACGTGAAGGACTTCGCCGGGTCGGACCCAGGGCTGGTGCCCCCGGACGAGAACCTGA gccctgcctgtgAGAAGCTAATACAGAACATGGAAGGAGAGGTACTGTTCAGCGTTTTCTGGAGGCGTCTGAAGCCACTGCTACTGGGAAAAGTGCTCTTCACGCCAGACACAGCCTTCACGAGGCAACTCATGGCCCAG GTGAACCAGACCTTCCAGGAGATGGCTCTGCTCAAGGACATACAGGAGGTGTGGCAGTCGCTGGGACACCAGGTCTTCAGCTTCCTGAACGACAGTGCCAATGTGGCTTTACTGCAG ACGCTCCTGCAAATGCAGAATGGAGACAGCGGGAAGCCCAGACCTGGAGGCAAGGATGCGGAGAAGGCCCTTCACGCCTTTCTGGACCCTTCCAGGGGCGGGTACAGTTGGCTGGACGCCCGCGCGGATTTGGAGCAAATGATGGGCACGCTGGGCCTAGTGGCAGAG TGCATGATCCTGGACAAGCTGGAGGCGGTGCCGACCGAGGAGGCCCTGGTAGGGCGGGCCGTGAAGCTGCTCACTGAGCACAGCTTCTGGGCCGGTGTCGTCTTTCTGGGATTGGAGGAATCCCAGGATCCCAGCCACCTGCGCATCAAGATCCGGATGAACATCGATGAAGTCATGGAAACCCATAAGATCCGGAACAG GTTTTGGGACCCCGGCCCCGCAGCTGATCCGCTGACAGACCTGCGCTACGTGTGGGGCGGCTTCGTGTACCTGCAAGACCTGCTGGAGCGCGCAGTCGTGCGCAAACTCAGCGGTGCGGTGCCCCGCACCAGCCTCTACGTgcagcagatgccctacccgtgCCACGTGAATGATGC GTTCCTGAGCGTGCTGGGCCGATCACTGCCCCTCTTCCTGACGCTGGCCTGGATCTATTCCGTGGCGATGACCGTGAAGGCCGTGGTTCGCGAGAAGGAGAAACGGCTGCGCGACACGATGCGTGCCATGGGGCTGAGCCGCGGGGTGCTGTGGCTTGGCTGGTTCTTCAGTTGCATCGTGCCTTTCCTTATCAGCGCTGCGCTGCTCGTGCTGGTGCTCAAG CTGGGGGACATTCTCCCTTACAGCCACCCAGTGGTTCTCTTCGTGTTCTTCGCGTCCTTCGCGCTGGCCACGGTGGTCCAGAGTTTCTTGCTGAGCGTCTTCTTCTTCCGAGCCAACCTGGCGGCGGCCTGTGGAGGCCTCGCCTACTTTGTGCTCTATCTGCCTTACGTCTTGTTGGTGGCCTGGCGGGACCAGTTGCCCCCGGGCGTCCACGTGGTGACG AGCCTCCTATCCCCCGTCGCCTTTGGATTTGGCTGCGAGAGCCTGGCGCTGCTGGAGGAGCAGGGGACGGGCGCACAGTGGCACAACCTGGGCACGGGCCCTGCTGGCGATGTCTTCAGCCTGGGCGAGGTCTCGCTCCTTTTGGTATTCGATGCTGTACTCTACAGCCTGATCACTTGGTACCTGGAGGCTGTGTACCCAG GCCAGTATGGGATCCCTGAGCCGTGGAACTTTCCATTCCGGAGGAGCTACTGGTTTGGACCTCGGTCCCCCAAGACTCTCGCCCCACCTTCTGTAACGCAGGACCTGCAAG TGCTGGTAGAGGAGGAGCCGCCAGGTCTGACGGCAGGGATCTCCATACGTGGCCTGGAAAAGCGCTTTCCTGGTAACCCCCAGCCCGCCCTGCGAGGCCTCAGCCTGGACTTCTACAGCGGTCACGTCACTGCCTTCTTGGGCCACAACGGGGCCGGCAAGACCACCACGAT GTCCATCCTGACCGGCCTCTTTCCACCCACGGGGGGCTCCGCCTTCATCTTGGGGCACGATATTCGGTCCAGCATGGATGCCATCCGTCCTTACCTGGGCATCTGCCCACAATACAATGTTCTCTTTGACAG GCTGACCGTGGCTGAGCACGTTTGGTTCTACGGGCGGCTGAAGGGTGTGAGCACTTCTGCTTTGCGCCTGGAGCAGAGCCGTCTGCTGGAGGACGTGGGGCTGACGCCCAAGCACGGCACAGAGACTCGACACCTCTCAG GCGGGATGCAGCGTAAGCTTTCTGTGGCCATTGCCTTTGTGGGCAGCTCCAAGGTGGTTTTCCTGGATGAACCCACAGCGGGTGTGGACCCTGCTTCCCGCCGCAGCATCTGGGAGCTTCTGCTCAAATACCGAGAAG GTCGCACGCTGATCCTGTCCACACACCACCTGGACGAGGCAGAGCTCCTGGGGGATCGTGTGGCCATAATAGCAGCCGGCCGCCTGTGCTGCTGCGGGTCACCGCTCTTCCTGCGCCGGCATCTGGGCTCTGGCTACTACCTGACCCTGGTGAAGGCGGCACCGCCCCTGGCCGGCAGTCGGAAG GACAGTGCCGACGTGAAGGAACATGTGGACGCTGGGCAGGCAGGGACAGCAGACCACGTGGACAGCATAGCCAGCCAGGGCCCGCCGGGGCTCAGTCGAG GTGTTTCCCAGATACTGGCCTTGGTGCAGCGCTGGGTGCCGGGGGCGCAGCTGGCGGAGGTGCTGCCTCACGAGCTGGTGCTGACCTTGCCCTACGCGGGGGCCCTGGACGGCAGCTTCGCCGGGCTCTTCCAGGACCTGGACCTGCATCTGCAGGAGCTGGGACTTTCTAGCTACGGGATCTCTGATACCAGCATGGAGGAG ATCTTCCTGAAGGTGATCGAGGAAAGTGCGGAAGACACAAATCTGGAGCAGGAGGCTGCAG atgGTAGCAGCAAGCAGTTCCCACGCGCGGGCATCGCTCCGGCAGACCTGGTCACGCGGTTCAAGGCCAAGGTGGTGCCCAAGCAGTCAGCCCTGGAGAACGGAGAACTGG GGGCCTCGCTGGAGACGCAGGCCCTGCAGGCCCTGGAGCCCGGCACGCCAAACCGCGTCACCGGGTGCGCCCTGATCCTTCAGCAGCTGGGTGCGCTGTTTCTCAAACGCTTCTTGCTGGCCTGCCGCAGCCGCAGGAGCATATTTGCCCAG GTCATCCTCCCGGCCCTGTTTgtgggcctggccctgaccttCAGCCTGATCGTTCCGCCGTTCGAGTACTACCCAGGGCTGGTCCTCAACACCAGCATGTACGACCCCCAGATGACCTTCTTCAG TGATGACACTCCGGGGAACCCTGAACGGAGTCTCCTGCTTCAGAATGTGCTGGAAGAAGCTGGGTGGGAGAACCCAGACCTGGAAAAGAACAGGAGCAGCAG ACCCAAGTTTCCTGAAGACACGACACTCGGCGTGGGCAGGGCGAACTGGACGCTCTGGTCTCCTTCGGCCTCCTGTCAGTGCAGCCGGCCCGGGGCCCGCCGCCTGCTGCCTGACTGTCCGGTGGAAGCCGGGGGGCCCCCGCCACCCCAGGTGCTGACCCGCTCCGGAGAAATCGTGCAGAATCTCACGGGCCGGAACCTGTCCGATTACCTGGTGAAGACTTACCCGGGCCTCGTGCGCCCGGG CCTGAGGACCAAGAAGTGGGTGAATGAGGTCAG GTATGGAGGTTTCTCACTGGGAGGCCCAGACCTGAGCCAGCCATCAGGACAAGGTGTCAGTGACTCCCTGGAGAAGTTGAAGGTGCTGATGAACCTCCAAGACGATGGGCCTCTGGCCCGCCTCTTGCAGAAGCTTACAGAGCGGGTTCACCACTGGGACACCTGGAATAACCTCAAG ATCTGGTTCAACAACAAGGGCTGGCACGCCATGGTGGCCTTTGTGAACCGAGCCAACAATGCCCTCCTCCGTGCCCACCTGCCCCCGGACTCCCGCCGCGCCCACAGCATCACCACTGTCAACCACcccctgaacctcaccaagacGCAGATGTCCGAGGCCGCACT GATGGCCTCCTCGGTGGATGTGCTGGTGTCCATCTGCGTGGTCTTCGCCATGTCCTTCGTCCCAGCCAGCTTCACCCTTGTCCTCATTGAGGAACGCACCACTGGAGCCAAGCACCTGCAGTTCATGGGggggctgccccccaccctctaCTGGTTCAGCAACTTCCTCTGGGACATG TGTAACTACTTGGTGTCGGCGTGCATTGTGGTGGTCATCTTTCTGGCCTTCCAGCGGAAGGCCTATGTGGCGGCCCCCAACCTGCTGgccctggtgctgctgctgctcctgtaTGG CTGGTCAATCACGCCCCTCATGTACCCAGCCTCCTTCTTCTTCACCGAGCCCAGCACGGCGTATGTGGCACTCACCTGCGTCAATCTCTTCATCGGCATCAACGGCAGCATGGCCACCTTCGTGCTAGAGCTCTTATCGGAGGAG AACCTGCAGAATGTGAACCGGATCTTGAAACGGGTCTTCCTGATCTTCCCCCACTTCTGCCTGGGACGGGGTCTTATCGACATGGTGCGGAACCAGGCCATGGCTGATGTGTTTTCATATCTGG gAGAAGACTCTTTCCAGTCCCCCCTGCGCTGGGATGTGACTGGCAAGAACCTTCTGGCCATGTTGGTGCAGGGgcctctcttcctccttgtcACACTCCTGCTGCAACACCGGGACCGCCTGTGGCTACA ACCCAAGCCCAGACCGCTGCCACccctggaggaggaggacgaggacgtgGCTCGTGAGCGGCAGCGGGTGACCCAAGGGACAGCAGAGGGGGATGTGTTGGTGCTCAAAGACCTGACTAAG GTGTACTGCAGGCAGAGAACCCCGGCTGTCAACCGTCTGTGCCTGGGGATCCCCCCTGGTGAG tgtttCGGACTGCTGGGTGTAAACGGCGCTGGGAAAACCACCACATTCCGCATGGTGACAGGGGACATGCTGCCCAGCAGGGGTGAGGCCGTGCTGGCAGGTCACAG TGTGACCAAGGACCCCACGGCTGCCCACCTTCATATGGGCTACTGCCCGCAGTTCGATGCCATCTTCTCGCAGCTCACCGCGCGGGAGCACCTACAGCTGTTTGCACGTCTGCGTGGTATCCCCGAGGCGCAGGTTGCCCAG ACAGCAAGCCGCGGACTGGTGCGCCTGGGTCTCCAGCAGTATGCGGACCGGCCCGCGGGCACCTACAGTGGGGGCAACAAGAGGAAGCTGGCCACAGCGGTGGCGCTGGTGGGAGAGCCTGCCGTGATCTTCCTG